In Magnetospirillum sp. WYHS-4, the DNA window CTCGGTCCCGGCGGTCAGGGCCAAGGTCAAGGTCAAGGCCAAGGCGGCGCTCCGCGTGGCGGTGCCGGGGCTCCCGGCCGCGGGGCGGCCTTGGACATCGGTGCGGCGACGGCCGATCTGGCTTGGCTCGATCGCTTGGCGCCGGATGCCGAAGCCGGCTTCGACCTGTCGGCCTGGGACGGCCCGGCGGGCCTTGGTGCCCAACTGGCCGACTTTGCGGGCCAGTCGCAGCGGGAGGAAGCCGCCTTGCTAGCGGCGCTCGGGTCGGTATATAAATCACCGGACGTCGGAATACGAATTGGGGAAGAGTCTTGATCCGATGGAAAGAATGAGAATGTTCGGCATGACCCGTTGGTGTCGCCGCCTGTCCGGCGGTGTGTCCGCTTGCGCACTGGTTGTCCTGGCCGGCTGTGCCGCGACGCCGGAACCTTTGACGGCCGAGCAGATCCAGGCGCGGGTCGACAGCGACCGGGCCGCCCTGCTCAAAGCCCAGGAGCCGGTCGCCAAGGCGATCTCCCTGCCCGAGGCCATCGCGCGGGCCATCAAGCACAACCTGGACCACAAGCTGAAGGTCATGGAAAGCGCCCTGGCCCAGGGCGAACTGGACTTCGCGCGCTGGGAACTGCTGCCCCGCGTCGTGGCCGACGCCGGCTACACGACGCGCAGCAACGAATCGGGCGCCACCTCGAAATCGCTGATCAACGGCAAGCAGTCCCTGGAATCCTCGACTTCCTCGGACAAGGCCTATCCGACCGCCGACCTGACGGTCACCTGGAACGTGCTGGACTTCGGCGTGTCGTGGCTGCGCGGCAAGCAGTTGGCCGACCGCAAGCTGATCGCGGAAGAACGCCGCCGCAAGGTCGTCCACAACATCGTCCAGGACGTGCGCACCGCCTATTGGAAGGTGGTGAGCGCCCAGCGGTTGCTGCCGCGCGTCGAAGCCTTGGAAGTGGAGACCCGCGCCGCCGTCGAGGCGTCCAAGGCGGCGGAAGGGCGCCGCCTGAAGTCGCCCAACGAGGCCCTGGACTACCAGATGGGCTTGTTGGAGACGGTGCGCGAGATCGGGGCCCTCAAGCGCGACCTCATTCTCGCCAAGGCCGAACTGGCTTCGCTGATGAACTTGGCGCCGGGGACGGTCTTCCGGGTGGCGCTACCGGACACCTCGGTCTTCGGGGTACCCGAAGTGTCGGCTCCCGTCGATGCCCTGCAGGAAGCGGCCTTGCGCAACCGGCCGGAACTGCGCGAGGAGGACTACAACGAACGCATCAGCGCGCTGGAGACCCGCAAGGCCATCCTGCGCATGCTGCCGGGTATCGAGGTCAACACCGATATCGAGTACAGCGGCAATTCCTATCTCTACAACCAGCACTGGGTGGAGGGCGGCCTGAAGCTGACCTGGAACCTGATGAACCTGCTGTCGGGATTCGAGAACCTGAAGCTCAACGAGGCGCGCGAGGAACTTGTGCGCCAGCGCCGCATGGCGCTCAGCATGGCGGCGGTGACCCAGGTGAGCGTTGCGCTGCTGCGTTACCACCAAGCGCGCGAGGATTTCAAGCTGTCCTACGAGATGTCCGAGGTGGCCAGCCGCCTCAGGACTCAAGCCGAAACCGCCCGTCAGGCGCAGGCGGAAACCGGACTGGAAGCCATTCGCCGCGTCAGCAAGGCGATCTTCGTCGAGTTGCAGCGCGACTCGTCCTATGCGGAGCTGCAAAATGCGGCGGGCCGTATCCAGGTTTCCGTGGGCGCCGACCCCTTGCCCGAGGCCGTCGCTTCCAGCGATCTTCCGACCCTGGCGGCGGCCATCGAACAAAGCCTCCAGGCCTGGGAGAGCGGCCAGTTGCCGCCACCCCCGGCAGCGCCCAAGCCTTCCGCGGAAGCGCCGGTTCCCGATCAAGGGGACGGGGAACGCAAGGTTGCCGAAGAAGGCCAGGGAACCTGGACGGCTTGGTTGAGAACGCAGGTCGGTCCGCCGACCGAGCAAGATCCAACCCAATCTCCGCCGCAGTGATCCATCGAGGGGCGAGCCCGCCATGAAACGCTCGCTTCGCTGGTTGCCGGTTCTGCTGATCGGGTTGGTATCCCCGGCCATGGCCGCCGATTCCCAGGCTCCGCGCCTGCGCGGCCTTTTGGCGCCACGCTCGGAATCGTCCCTGTCGGCCCAGCTCAACGCCATCATCGCCGAAATTCCGGTACGCGCCGGCGACCGATTCCGCAAGGGCGACATGCTGGTCCGCTTCGACTGCGCCATCCAGAAGGCCCAACTCCAGAAGGCGCAGGCCGACCTGAACGGGGCCCGCAAGACGCTGTCCGTCAAACGCGAACTGGCCAGGCTCAGTTCGGTCAGCGACCTGGAACTGGCGATGGCCGAGGCCGAAGCCGGCAAGGCGGAGGCCGAGGTTGCGATGGCGTCCGCGGTGGTCTCCTACTGCCTGCTGAAGGCTCCCTTCGACGGGCGGGTGGTCGAACTGAAGGCCCATGCCCACGAGGGCTATTCGGCCGGACAGAAGCTGATGGACATCATCGAGGACGGCGAGGTCGAGGTGGAGGTCATCGTCCCCTCGCGCTGGATGGAATGGCTGAAGTCCGGTGCCCCGTTCTCCCTGCGCCTGGACGAGACGGGCAAGACCTATTCCGC includes these proteins:
- a CDS encoding TolC family protein — its product is MTRWCRRLSGGVSACALVVLAGCAATPEPLTAEQIQARVDSDRAALLKAQEPVAKAISLPEAIARAIKHNLDHKLKVMESALAQGELDFARWELLPRVVADAGYTTRSNESGATSKSLINGKQSLESSTSSDKAYPTADLTVTWNVLDFGVSWLRGKQLADRKLIAEERRRKVVHNIVQDVRTAYWKVVSAQRLLPRVEALEVETRAAVEASKAAEGRRLKSPNEALDYQMGLLETVREIGALKRDLILAKAELASLMNLAPGTVFRVALPDTSVFGVPEVSAPVDALQEAALRNRPELREEDYNERISALETRKAILRMLPGIEVNTDIEYSGNSYLYNQHWVEGGLKLTWNLMNLLSGFENLKLNEAREELVRQRRMALSMAAVTQVSVALLRYHQAREDFKLSYEMSEVASRLRTQAETARQAQAETGLEAIRRVSKAIFVELQRDSSYAELQNAAGRIQVSVGADPLPEAVASSDLPTLAAAIEQSLQAWESGQLPPPPAAPKPSAEAPVPDQGDGERKVAEEGQGTWTAWLRTQVGPPTEQDPTQSPPQ
- a CDS encoding efflux RND transporter periplasmic adaptor subunit, translating into MKRSLRWLPVLLIGLVSPAMAADSQAPRLRGLLAPRSESSLSAQLNAIIAEIPVRAGDRFRKGDMLVRFDCAIQKAQLQKAQADLNGARKTLSVKRELARLSSVSDLELAMAEAEAGKAEAEVAMASAVVSYCLLKAPFDGRVVELKAHAHEGYSAGQKLMDIIEDGEVEVEVIVPSRWMEWLKSGAPFSLRLDETGKTYSAVVTKLGARVDAVSQSIKIYGAVKDKAPELVPGMSGEVAFPQDPK